Proteins found in one Spirochaetota bacterium genomic segment:
- a CDS encoding PBP1A family penicillin-binding protein, translating to MEDIKKNILRIEKGFLIALVVTSLVGGVVFGYVIAQIKNFSGIQNLRQFQVSLPTKLYDVNGELIAELFREKRDLVAYEDLPRNLINAFVAAEDREFYGHFGINPLAIVRAMSKNLIAGRVVQGGSTITQQLAKRLFTSGERTLARKAMEAVLALQIEKRFSKEEILEMYFNQIYLGHGCYGVSSAARLFFNKDVRQIDVAESSVLAALPSAPGRHSPLMNTHEAYIKNRDTLSRMVDAGYLSAGRADRIYQEFWPGFVDSIKTEFTTKNAFSRSEDRAPYFTDYVRQILTARFGKDAVYTEGLSVYTTLNLKRQEIAEKYFPPALVRQNAVSELANKYSNSAVDRGLFDAYETLRMVFSLPGVYVKNDFETIVKKKMAEEVIDSIDIMAILMDVRSSSQSIDAFRTATSAISSTLKVEGAFLAIEPKTGYITSMIGGSGFNVNNQFNRAVQARRQPGSAFKPFVYGAGIENKIISPNTVLPDAPLVDIDETGETWAPGNYEGSFSGMVNLRRALAASINVISVRIYDIVGADRIIDFASRMLKVPQSRFTPSPSLALGSSELTPLEIATGYAIFANRGRDVFPFAIRYIVDRDGNELANIEEEVGNIIASREMDGSIQVISEQTAYIMNDMMQAVVNGGTPADAIRNIAQFRKRCAGKTGTTSNWTDAWFCGFTPEVAAVVWFGYDRPFMSLGKHQAGAGIAAPVWGHYMREVYNGMSDPVFPGEPPGTHYTPSYGGEEETGTMKSILDVYMEKEGLKTKE from the coding sequence ATGGAAGACATTAAAAAAAACATCCTCAGGATAGAGAAGGGCTTCCTCATTGCGCTGGTGGTCACATCGCTTGTGGGGGGCGTCGTTTTCGGCTATGTAATCGCGCAGATTAAGAATTTCTCCGGCATACAAAACCTCCGGCAATTCCAGGTAAGCCTCCCGACCAAGCTATACGATGTCAACGGAGAGCTCATAGCCGAGCTCTTTCGCGAAAAAAGGGATCTGGTCGCCTACGAGGACCTGCCCCGCAACCTCATCAATGCGTTCGTAGCCGCGGAAGACCGCGAATTCTACGGCCATTTCGGCATCAATCCGCTCGCCATCGTCCGCGCGATGTCCAAAAACCTGATCGCCGGAAGGGTAGTCCAGGGCGGATCGACCATCACGCAACAGCTCGCCAAGAGGCTTTTCACCAGCGGTGAACGCACGCTCGCGCGAAAGGCCATGGAGGCGGTACTCGCCCTGCAGATCGAAAAGAGGTTTTCCAAAGAGGAGATCCTCGAGATGTATTTCAACCAGATATACCTCGGTCACGGTTGTTATGGCGTTTCGTCCGCCGCGCGGCTTTTTTTCAACAAGGACGTGCGCCAGATCGATGTCGCCGAGAGTTCGGTACTGGCCGCCCTTCCCTCCGCGCCCGGGCGTCACTCCCCGCTCATGAACACCCACGAGGCCTATATCAAGAATCGCGATACCCTCAGCCGCATGGTCGACGCGGGCTACCTGAGCGCCGGGCGCGCCGACAGGATTTACCAGGAATTCTGGCCCGGCTTCGTCGATTCAATTAAGACCGAATTCACGACAAAGAACGCGTTTTCGAGGAGCGAGGACCGCGCCCCGTACTTCACCGATTACGTGCGTCAGATACTCACCGCTCGCTTCGGCAAGGATGCCGTTTACACGGAGGGGCTGTCGGTTTATACCACCCTCAACCTCAAGCGGCAGGAAATCGCTGAAAAATATTTTCCGCCCGCGCTTGTCAGGCAGAACGCCGTCTCGGAGCTCGCCAACAAGTACTCCAACAGCGCGGTCGATCGCGGGCTCTTCGATGCATACGAAACCCTGCGCATGGTGTTCAGTCTCCCCGGCGTATATGTGAAAAATGATTTCGAGACTATCGTTAAAAAGAAAATGGCGGAAGAAGTGATCGATTCCATCGACATCATGGCGATCCTCATGGACGTTCGGTCGTCCTCGCAGAGTATTGACGCGTTCCGCACCGCAACCTCGGCCATTTCATCGACGCTTAAGGTCGAGGGCGCCTTCCTCGCAATCGAGCCTAAAACCGGCTATATAACCAGCATGATCGGCGGCTCCGGCTTCAACGTCAACAACCAGTTCAACCGCGCGGTCCAGGCGCGGCGCCAGCCCGGCTCGGCATTCAAGCCGTTCGTTTACGGCGCGGGAATTGAAAACAAGATAATCAGCCCCAATACAGTGCTCCCCGACGCTCCGCTGGTCGACATCGATGAAACCGGGGAGACCTGGGCGCCAGGAAACTACGAGGGAAGCTTCTCCGGCATGGTTAATCTCCGCCGGGCGCTCGCCGCGTCTATCAACGTGATTTCGGTGCGCATTTATGATATCGTCGGCGCCGACCGCATCATCGACTTCGCCTCCCGGATGCTCAAGGTGCCCCAGTCGCGTTTTACGCCCAGCCCGTCGCTCGCGCTCGGCTCATCCGAGCTCACCCCCCTTGAAATCGCGACGGGATACGCCATCTTCGCCAATCGCGGCCGGGACGTGTTTCCTTTCGCGATACGCTACATAGTCGATCGCGACGGAAACGAGCTCGCCAACATTGAGGAGGAGGTCGGAAACATCATCGCCTCCAGGGAGATGGACGGCAGCATACAGGTGATTTCCGAGCAGACCGCCTATATAATGAACGATATGATGCAGGCGGTCGTAAACGGCGGAACGCCCGCCGACGCGATCAGGAACATCGCCCAGTTCCGCAAGAGGTGCGCCGGAAAAACCGGCACCACATCGAACTGGACCGACGCCTGGTTCTGCGGGTTTACCCCGGAAGTCGCTGCGGTCGTCTGGTTCGGATACGACAGACCGTTCATGTCCCTTGGCAAGCACCAGGCCGGGGCGGGAATCGCGGCGCCAGTATGGGGGCACTATATGCGGGAGGTCTATAACGGCATGAGCGACCCCGTTTTCCCGGGTGAACCTCCCGGAACGCACTATACGCCATCGTACGGTGGCGAAGAAGAAACCGGAACAATGAAGTCCATACTCGATGTGTATATGGAAAAAGAAGGCCTCAAGACCAAAGAATAA
- a CDS encoding PIN domain-containing protein, which translates to MIAIFRILFILASVVFTSLYYVNVSLQAVVLGGFISAISALAIIIVIEYVSHTFSTRILLAALLGLFVGLIFSHLLVIAFASMPLAISTESQSVVKALIYHVIGFATMLFFVINNDSISLLDYIIPEKAEEGKESGIAYKILDTSVIIDGRIADICDTGFIEGILVIPNFVLNELQMIADSADSIKRNRGRRGLDILNKMQKDQTIMVKISDMDFPEIHEVDAKLVKMAKVMKAMVITNDFNLNKVAEFHGVRVLNINQLSNALKPIVLPGEEMKVALIKEGKDPNQAIGYLDDGTMVVVENGRRRLGHEVEVIVTSVLQTTAGRMIFARIRED; encoded by the coding sequence ATGATAGCTATTTTCAGAATTCTTTTTATCCTCGCCTCGGTCGTATTCACTTCGCTGTATTACGTCAACGTATCACTCCAGGCGGTTGTTCTGGGCGGGTTTATTTCCGCAATCTCGGCGCTTGCGATCATCATCGTAATCGAGTACGTATCCCATACCTTTTCCACGCGGATACTGCTGGCGGCGCTTCTGGGACTCTTCGTCGGGCTCATCTTCAGCCACCTTCTGGTCATCGCGTTCGCCTCGATGCCGCTGGCCATTTCGACCGAGTCGCAGTCGGTCGTAAAGGCGCTCATCTACCATGTAATCGGCTTCGCCACAATGCTCTTTTTCGTCATCAACAACGACAGCATCTCACTGCTCGATTACATTATTCCCGAGAAGGCCGAGGAGGGGAAAGAGAGCGGGATCGCCTATAAGATACTCGACACCAGCGTCATCATCGACGGGCGTATAGCCGACATATGCGACACAGGCTTCATCGAGGGCATACTGGTCATACCCAACTTTGTCCTCAACGAACTGCAGATGATCGCCGACTCGGCCGATTCGATCAAGAGAAACCGCGGCAGGCGGGGCCTGGACATTTTGAACAAGATGCAGAAAGACCAGACCATCATGGTGAAGATCTCGGACATGGACTTCCCGGAGATACACGAGGTCGACGCCAAGCTCGTCAAGATGGCCAAGGTGATGAAGGCGATGGTCATCACCAATGACTTCAACCTCAACAAGGTCGCCGAGTTCCACGGCGTCAGGGTCCTTAATATCAATCAGCTTTCGAACGCGCTCAAGCCCATCGTCCTTCCCGGCGAGGAGATGAAGGTCGCGCTCATCAAGGAAGGCAAGGACCCCAACCAGGCCATAGGATATCTGGACGACGGCACCATGGTCGTGGTGGAAAACGGACGGCGCCGCCTCGGGCACGAGGTGGAGGTCATCGTGACCTCGGTGCTTCAGACGACCGCGGGGAGGATGATCTTTGCCCGTATCAGGGAGGACTGA
- a CDS encoding flavodoxin family protein has protein sequence MPVSGRTEIKVLALFGSPRKTGASSALHESFLAALGPDHVRRVYLYDLSIHPCTACGHCASRRECVFNDDMTSLYDALYAADLLSISMPLYFSSPPGPLKLFIDRSQVLWESRRRGERTSKQQTGNLICTGGSNYRNMFSPTVTIIRHFFNALEYVYRREDFLLLANMEGCHAGDIHEKYLSGARKLGASFRLRLSR, from the coding sequence TTGCCCGTATCAGGGAGGACTGAGATTAAGGTCCTTGCGCTTTTCGGAAGCCCCCGCAAAACGGGGGCTTCGTCGGCTCTTCACGAATCATTTCTGGCGGCCCTCGGACCCGACCATGTCAGGCGTGTCTACCTCTATGATCTTTCCATCCATCCCTGCACCGCCTGCGGGCACTGCGCGAGCCGAAGGGAATGTGTTTTTAATGACGACATGACCTCTCTTTACGACGCCCTTTACGCGGCCGATCTATTGTCGATTTCCATGCCGCTGTATTTCTCGTCTCCACCTGGCCCCCTCAAGCTCTTCATCGACCGCAGCCAGGTACTGTGGGAAAGCAGGCGGCGCGGAGAACGGACGTCGAAACAACAGACGGGGAACCTGATCTGCACGGGCGGTTCGAACTACCGCAACATGTTTTCGCCCACGGTAACGATTATACGCCATTTTTTCAACGCACTGGAATACGTTTATCGCAGAGAGGATTTTCTTCTGTTGGCGAACATGGAAGGATGTCACGCCGGAGATATTCACGAAAAATACCTGTCCGGCGCCCGGAAGCTCGGCGCCTCTTTTCGCCTTCGCCTTTCCCGGTAG
- a CDS encoding TetR/AcrR family transcriptional regulator, with the protein MGESIVKAKIIEIFKRLSSIFGIRGITIDMIASECGISKKTLYKFFRSKDELVEIVFAAILDQMRAEFRTIERTESDPLTRLDRFFATAYKLFGSISRPLLRDVRRYYPVINERIREFEREQVDLFTGTIRTGIRAGVFKNINPSIVVGFLTGASNTVLNPDFILEHNLTVEDSIVAFKSLFLSGLLDRQAEDRHA; encoded by the coding sequence ATGGGTGAATCAATCGTAAAGGCGAAGATCATCGAGATATTCAAGCGCCTCTCGTCGATTTTCGGAATCAGGGGCATTACGATCGACATGATCGCCAGCGAGTGCGGCATATCCAAGAAGACGCTCTACAAGTTCTTCAGGAGCAAGGATGAGCTCGTGGAAATCGTGTTCGCCGCGATCCTCGACCAGATGCGGGCGGAATTCAGGACGATCGAGAGGACGGAGTCCGATCCGCTTACGCGACTTGATCGCTTTTTCGCGACGGCATACAAGCTCTTTGGCAGCATTTCGCGGCCGTTACTCAGGGACGTCAGACGCTATTACCCCGTCATCAACGAGAGGATCCGCGAATTCGAGCGCGAACAGGTCGATCTGTTTACCGGCACCATCCGAACCGGCATACGTGCCGGCGTCTTTAAAAACATAAATCCTTCCATCGTGGTCGGGTTTCTGACCGGAGCGAGCAACACCGTGCTCAATCCCGATTTTATTCTTGAACACAATCTGACCGTCGAGGACAGCATCGTCGCTTTCAAAAGCCTCTTTCTCTCGGGCCTCCTTGACCGACAGGCTGAGGACCGGCATGCTTGA
- a CDS encoding efflux RND transporter permease subunit translates to MLDRYIRFIINRPGTIVAVIVLITIALGAGLPKLRFDNSLDSMMPSRDAEFLLNEEVKKTYGNNGKFIIMDVAPDNIWSDERLLEFDNLISDIEEYRDFDEAREAGRRQKFLSIAAGAPFNREELLEHYKDDQAYSRLLSRKIISLFGNAQSLDRDQLSKLDRELAKSARVRAERLVDRILSPFTMKDISGRDDTLSAFDLVERDENDRRMVPTSRVGAPELKSRLWANPAFEKGIFYRNPASDEITNFGVLIRLIDVRDYDGITSEIQEIALSHPDLRITMQGIPVLYRQINRYMQHDLRLFMPLVMLVMILIFYLNFRSALGVAFPFITLILADVWVLGLMGHLGGKLTVIGISLPPLMIAVGSSYSIHILNRFALDAGLIRDRGPVEGIRTSLNTIAITLLLASLTTMIGFATLVTNQVSAIREWGLYSAIGTFFAVLIASSLIPALCIFLPKASRDLGRAGESSGKAPVDFIVRFMARLATERTRAVMAVTTAILVFSAIGITFLKTETSISAYFREDDAINVSARLIGERFGGSLGLNILLDSGRTDGAKDPQFLTTVEAVRTWLVAEKNKSFQIGRTDSFTDVIKRMHMAMNNNAPAAYVIPESKSDIADYLEIYSGEDLNSDGRADDFEPYIDQDFRTVNLFARMYEKEGAPLSTSRLNEIIASIRAGVTPMLEERGYRLAISGEPIIITRLAKHVVTGQLMSLFLSLAVVGIVISLLFKNWKAGLVSLIPIGIAVALNFGLMGWAGIRLDIATAIIASITIGIGVDNTIHFLNTFRHHRRAGKDLDDTIRTTLSTAGRAIIYTALALILGFAVLIVSSFKPIIFFALLVGVTFMATTAGALLILPAVIRFTGVDLSESKSNSRFWKYFYIGKIFNIENQATPEGGLR, encoded by the coding sequence ATGCTTGACAGATACATCAGGTTTATCATCAACCGCCCCGGCACCATCGTGGCGGTCATCGTACTTATAACCATCGCGCTTGGAGCGGGACTTCCGAAGCTTCGCTTCGACAACTCCCTCGACTCCATGATGCCTTCCAGGGACGCGGAATTCCTTCTCAATGAGGAGGTCAAGAAGACGTACGGAAACAATGGCAAGTTCATCATCATGGATGTCGCCCCCGATAATATTTGGAGCGATGAACGGCTCCTCGAGTTCGACAACCTGATAAGCGATATCGAGGAGTACCGGGATTTCGATGAGGCCCGCGAGGCCGGCCGACGCCAAAAATTCCTTTCTATCGCCGCGGGGGCTCCGTTTAACAGGGAAGAACTCCTGGAGCACTATAAAGATGATCAGGCCTACTCGCGTCTTCTGTCCCGGAAAATCATCTCGCTCTTCGGGAATGCGCAATCCCTTGACCGTGACCAGCTCTCGAAGCTCGACCGTGAGCTTGCAAAGTCGGCGCGCGTGCGCGCCGAGCGTCTGGTCGACAGAATCCTTTCGCCTTTCACCATGAAAGACATCTCAGGCCGGGACGACACCCTTTCCGCGTTTGACCTTGTCGAGCGCGATGAAAACGACCGCCGCATGGTACCGACATCCAGGGTCGGCGCGCCGGAGCTAAAATCACGCCTTTGGGCTAACCCGGCGTTCGAGAAAGGCATTTTCTACCGCAACCCCGCCTCGGACGAGATCACCAACTTCGGTGTCCTCATCCGCCTGATCGACGTGCGCGATTATGATGGCATCACCTCCGAGATTCAGGAGATCGCCCTGAGCCATCCGGACCTTCGCATCACCATGCAGGGTATTCCCGTCCTCTACCGTCAGATAAACCGCTACATGCAGCATGATCTGCGACTCTTCATGCCGCTGGTGATGCTCGTGATGATTCTCATTTTTTACCTCAATTTCCGGTCCGCACTCGGCGTTGCCTTTCCATTCATCACGCTTATCCTCGCCGACGTCTGGGTGTTGGGGCTCATGGGGCATCTTGGCGGCAAACTCACCGTCATCGGCATCTCCCTTCCGCCTCTGATGATCGCCGTAGGGAGTTCCTATTCCATTCACATACTCAACCGCTTCGCTCTCGATGCGGGGCTCATACGCGACCGTGGACCGGTTGAAGGAATCAGGACATCGCTCAATACCATCGCCATCACGCTGCTTCTCGCGAGCCTCACCACGATGATCGGATTCGCCACACTGGTCACCAACCAGGTCTCCGCCATCCGGGAGTGGGGACTGTACTCGGCGATCGGCACCTTTTTCGCCGTGCTCATCGCCTCCTCGCTCATCCCCGCGCTCTGCATCTTCCTGCCCAAAGCGTCGCGGGACCTGGGCCGTGCCGGCGAATCTTCCGGAAAAGCCCCGGTCGACTTTATCGTCAGATTCATGGCCCGCCTTGCGACCGAGCGCACGCGCGCCGTCATGGCCGTGACGACGGCAATCCTTGTTTTTTCCGCCATCGGCATCACGTTTCTCAAGACCGAAACATCCATAAGCGCCTATTTTCGTGAAGATGACGCAATCAACGTGAGCGCGAGGCTTATCGGCGAGCGCTTTGGTGGAAGCTTGGGCCTCAACATCCTTCTGGATTCCGGAAGGACCGACGGCGCAAAGGACCCCCAGTTTCTTACGACCGTCGAGGCAGTCCGAACATGGCTGGTCGCGGAAAAAAATAAGTCCTTCCAGATCGGGCGCACCGATTCCTTCACTGATGTGATAAAGCGCATGCATATGGCCATGAACAACAACGCCCCGGCCGCCTACGTCATACCCGAATCCAAATCCGACATAGCCGACTACCTCGAAATCTACTCGGGTGAAGACCTGAACTCGGACGGGCGCGCCGACGACTTCGAGCCGTACATCGATCAGGATTTCCGCACCGTCAACCTCTTCGCCCGGATGTACGAAAAGGAGGGCGCGCCGCTCTCGACCTCGCGGCTCAACGAGATCATCGCCTCCATACGAGCGGGGGTTACCCCAATGCTCGAAGAGCGCGGATACCGTCTGGCGATATCTGGCGAGCCCATCATCATTACCCGGCTCGCCAAACACGTGGTGACGGGCCAGCTCATGAGCCTGTTTCTTTCGCTTGCCGTGGTCGGCATTGTCATCTCGCTTCTTTTTAAAAACTGGAAAGCGGGACTTGTTTCGCTCATTCCTATCGGGATCGCCGTCGCCCTTAATTTCGGCCTGATGGGATGGGCGGGAATACGGCTCGATATCGCCACCGCCATCATCGCATCGATCACCATCGGCATCGGCGTCGACAACACCATCCACTTCCTCAACACCTTCCGCCACCACCGCCGTGCGGGCAAAGATCTCGACGATACCATCCGCACCACCCTTTCGACCGCGGGGCGCGCGATCATCTATACGGCGCTCGCGCTCATCCTCGGATTCGCGGTGCTCATCGTATCGAGTTTCAAGCCCATCATCTTTTTCGCTTTACTTGTGGGCGTAACTTTCATGGCAACCACGGCAGGGGCGCTGCTCATTCTTCCGGCGGTCATCCGGTTTACGGGGGTTGATCTCTCGGAATCAAAATCCAACTCGCGATTCTGGAAATATTTTTATATAGGCAAAATATTCAACATAGAAAACCAGGCCACGCCTGAAGGAGGTTTACGATGA
- a CDS encoding outer membrane lipoprotein-sorting protein, whose amino-acid sequence MRSFLIALSALLALVASPLHALDGRQIMEKSDALTQPKSVRAAVLMLIEKGGRVVEKEFELVGKKSGDNERVLISFSRPTSIQLLTHTYKGRDDDQWLVLSSGKVKRIALADSDKPFVNSHFYYEDLKSRDIDDYGYTLLGDARAGGVDCYKVEAKARSKNVVYDKAVFYIDKTSFFAMRIDIYMKGELHKYLENHDIRKVNGILTPYRAVMHAADGKSKTDLRIKSVTYNVPIADSQLSKEALR is encoded by the coding sequence ATGAGATCGTTCTTAATCGCGCTTTCGGCTTTACTTGCCCTCGTCGCTTCCCCGCTCCACGCGCTTGACGGAAGACAGATAATGGAAAAGAGCGATGCACTGACGCAGCCGAAGAGCGTTCGTGCCGCGGTGCTCATGCTTATCGAGAAGGGCGGCAGGGTTGTCGAGAAGGAATTCGAGCTTGTCGGGAAGAAGTCAGGTGACAACGAAAGGGTGTTAATCTCGTTCAGCCGTCCGACCAGCATACAGCTTCTGACGCACACCTACAAGGGCCGCGATGACGACCAGTGGCTCGTTCTTTCCTCCGGCAAGGTGAAGCGTATCGCGCTCGCCGACTCGGACAAACCCTTCGTCAATTCTCATTTTTACTACGAGGACCTCAAGTCCAGGGACATTGACGATTACGGTTACACACTTCTCGGTGACGCCAGGGCCGGCGGGGTCGATTGCTACAAGGTCGAGGCGAAGGCCAGATCAAAAAATGTCGTGTACGATAAGGCGGTGTTCTATATCGACAAAACGAGCTTCTTCGCCATGCGGATCGACATCTACATGAAGGGCGAACTGCACAAATATCTGGAGAACCACGACATCAGGAAAGTGAACGGCATCCTTACTCCCTACCGGGCGGTCATGCATGCCGCGGACGGAAAGAGTAAAACCGATCTCAGGATCAAATCGGTGACCTATAACGTGCCGATCGCGGATTCACAGCTTTCCAAAGAAGCGCTCAGGTAG